Proteins found in one Helicobacter sp. NHP19-003 genomic segment:
- a CDS encoding cytochrome c oxidase, cbb3-type, CcoQ subunit, translated as MDIDTLRGFAYAFFTVLFTLFLYFYIISMYVKDKKGITDYERYSQLALQDELTDAPIEPRHLSHKKG; from the coding sequence ATGGACATCGACACCTTAAGAGGCTTTGCCTACGCTTTTTTCACGGTCTTGTTCACGCTCTTTTTATATTTTTACATCATATCTATGTATGTCAAAGACAAAAAGGGGATCACGGATTACGAACGCTACAGCCAGTTGGCCCTGCAAGATGAGCTAACAGATGCGCCCATTGAACCCCGGCACTTATCCCATAAGAAAGGCTAG
- the ccoO gene encoding cytochrome-c oxidase, cbb3-type subunit II translates to MFSFLEKNPFFFTLAFVVAFAVAGVVEILPNFFKSARPIEGLKPYSILETAGRQVYISEGCYNCHSQLIRPFQAEVQRYGAYSLSGEYAYDRPFLWGSRRIGPDLHRVGDVRTTAWHEKHMLEPTSVVPGSIMPAYKHLFTKDADFDTAFAEAYTQKEVFKVPYDKPGGVQLGDIQEAKKLFLEEAKGIVDHMQDPDIKAALKEGRVKEIVALIAYLNSLGQGRIETPKVSAKGQ, encoded by the coding sequence ATGTTTAGTTTTTTAGAAAAAAACCCTTTCTTTTTCACGCTCGCCTTTGTGGTCGCCTTTGCAGTGGCAGGCGTTGTGGAAATTTTGCCCAACTTCTTTAAGTCCGCCCGTCCCATTGAGGGGTTAAAGCCCTACAGCATTTTAGAAACCGCCGGGCGGCAGGTGTATATCAGCGAGGGGTGCTACAACTGCCACTCTCAGCTCATCCGCCCCTTTCAGGCGGAAGTACAACGCTATGGGGCTTATAGCCTAAGCGGAGAGTATGCCTACGATCGCCCCTTTTTGTGGGGGTCTCGGCGCATTGGTCCCGACTTGCACCGCGTGGGCGATGTACGCACCACAGCGTGGCATGAAAAACACATGCTAGAGCCCACCAGCGTGGTGCCCGGCAGCATCATGCCCGCCTACAAACACCTCTTTACAAAGGATGCGGACTTTGACACTGCTTTTGCCGAAGCCTACACCCAAAAAGAGGTCTTTAAAGTCCCCTATGACAAACCCGGTGGCGTGCAACTAGGCGATATACAAGAGGCCAAGAAGCTGTTCTTAGAGGAAGCTAAGGGCATTGTAGATCACATGCAAGACCCCGACATCAAAGCCGCCCTAAAAGAGGGCCGTGTGAAAGAAATTGTGGCTTTGATCGCCTATTTAAACAGCTTGGGGCAAGGGCGCATTGAAACTCCAAAAGTTAGTGCAAAGGGGCAATAA
- a CDS encoding DUF1104 domain-containing protein has protein sequence MQKPKIKLGIASLVIAGLCSGLFASGGPFESKSDQELIDMAGKVVPNQVPDYQMELYKRMQKMKPEQKKKFYEQLKTSADKNTANMTMEDFEKRRQAIHAAIKARIAKMTRAQFKASGLSAKGCGCHAKCNCDVVGPCTCGKHKHHH, from the coding sequence TTGCAAAAACCAAAGATTAAACTAGGAATCGCCTCTTTAGTTATTGCTGGATTGTGCAGTGGATTATTTGCAAGCGGTGGCCCCTTTGAAAGCAAGAGCGACCAAGAACTCATTGACATGGCCGGTAAAGTTGTTCCTAATCAAGTACCCGATTATCAAATGGAGCTTTACAAACGCATGCAGAAAATGAAGCCCGAACAAAAGAAGAAATTCTACGAACAACTCAAAACTTCTGCAGATAAAAACACTGCCAACATGACCATGGAAGATTTTGAAAAACGCAGACAGGCAATCCACGCCGCCATCAAGGCTAGGATTGCTAAGATGACTCGGGCGCAGTTTAAAGCTAGTGGTTTGTCTGCCAAGGGCTGTGGTTGCCATGCTAAATGCAATTGCGATGTTGTGGGACCCTGCACCTGTGGGAAACATAAACACCACCACTAA
- the ccoP gene encoding cytochrome-c oxidase, cbb3-type subunit III: protein MDILKDHINLFALVAALVILVATLSMSSSLFKAMRESKADGELYGGKDHSYDGIGEFLNNIPMGWVISFLVFIVWGLWYIFVGYPMSGYSQIGEYNKELAAYNKNFEARWQNLKEKDLEQMGQGIFLVQCSQCHGLEATGLNNTARNLAKWGKEAGIEEVVNQGSVGLNYQAGEMPPMGLSAEDAKAVASYVMADISALRHTKYPDLVKKGEAIFQSSCVGCHGADGKGQGGMAADLTHYGTPTLLQEVLDKGKKGHIGEMPSFAYRHFSHTQIKALATYIQSLQGDE from the coding sequence ATGGATATTTTAAAGGATCACATTAATTTGTTCGCATTGGTGGCCGCCCTTGTGATTTTGGTCGCCACGCTTAGCATGAGCTCCTCTCTATTCAAAGCGATGCGTGAAAGCAAGGCAGATGGCGAACTTTATGGGGGCAAGGACCACAGCTATGATGGCATCGGGGAGTTTCTCAACAACATCCCCATGGGTTGGGTGATCAGCTTTTTGGTTTTTATTGTGTGGGGGCTTTGGTACATCTTTGTAGGTTACCCTATGTCTGGTTACTCACAAATCGGAGAGTATAACAAAGAACTCGCCGCTTATAACAAAAACTTTGAAGCCCGTTGGCAAAATCTCAAAGAAAAAGACCTAGAGCAAATGGGGCAGGGCATTTTCTTGGTACAATGCTCGCAATGCCACGGTTTAGAAGCCACGGGGCTTAACAACACCGCTAGAAACCTTGCCAAATGGGGCAAGGAAGCGGGCATTGAAGAGGTGGTGAATCAAGGCTCTGTGGGCTTGAATTACCAAGCCGGCGAGATGCCCCCTATGGGTTTGAGTGCTGAGGACGCTAAAGCGGTGGCTAGCTATGTGATGGCAGACATCTCGGCCTTGCGCCATACCAAATACCCCGACTTAGTCAAAAAGGGAGAGGCGATTTTCCAAAGCAGCTGTGTGGGTTGCCACGGAGCGGATGGCAAGGGGCAGGGGGGTATGGCAGCGGATTTAACCCACTATGGTACTCCAACCCTTTTACAAGAAGTGCTTGATAAAGGCAAAAAGGGGCATATCGGAGAGATGCCTAGCTTTGCTTACCGCCACTTCAGCCACACGCAAATCAAAGCATTGGCAACTTATATTCAATCCTTACAAGGAGATGAATGA
- a CDS encoding DUF4006 family protein, with protein sequence MNGLFGLNGILGNLIVVVVLLVAVAFFGLKAVHIQQEESTHYYKLDTKSLQMFGNKHEFYQVHKE encoded by the coding sequence ATGAACGGGTTATTTGGCTTAAATGGGATTTTAGGCAACCTCATCGTGGTGGTGGTGCTGTTGGTGGCGGTGGCGTTTTTTGGCCTTAAAGCCGTGCACATCCAGCAAGAAGAGTCCACGCATTACTACAAGCTAGACACCAAGAGCTTGCAAATGTTTGGCAACAAACACGAATTTTATCAAGTACACAAGGAGTAA
- a CDS encoding BspA family leucine-rich repeat surface protein: MLNRLSVFLHLISLMGFLGAQVFTPKDKASLQNLLKNPKISLSQINTHHIKDMSYLFCLQGPLVKKGICTPYREDFSGIGKWDVSHVENMEGMFMNQMHFNEPLRHWNTARVKNFSYMFANAARFNQPIDAWNTSSGVDFSYMFYHAKVFNQPLSHWNRTATSTPRNFSYMFANATHFKQNISQWNLAKANTQGIFLGTPLEGTTIQTNPPRTLQTQSTSTIQDTPQSKKTQNATLASGETRLVAPPNILKYLHYPQTKAELIALINNPQISLASIDTSLIEDMSYLFCDKGNTYTRLKQLPIKNGTLWAKQDKEYNQILSLFDNCQTSSNRTDLAGIETWDVSHVKNMEAMFMGRVVNVPLGSWDTSGATNMKGMFAFASFNQPLDDWEMQRVQDTSFMFYACRDFNQDLNNWDVESVRNMSYMFSLTYDFNGDITRWKLTNTTNLQGMFKYATAFNRPIGTWDVSHVENMAYLFYGAFSFNQPLNTWNTDHVTDMRKMFFYAKSFNYPLNHWDTHHVRNMYQMFAYAKSFNQDLSSWDLHQADTRCMFFHATKMHSPSPKAFFKGAGSCG; the protein is encoded by the coding sequence GTGTTAAACCGTCTGTCTGTTTTCTTACACTTGATTTCTTTAATGGGGTTTTTGGGGGCACAGGTTTTTACCCCCAAAGACAAAGCCAGTTTACAAAACCTTTTAAAAAACCCCAAAATCTCCCTTAGTCAAATCAACACCCACCATATCAAAGACATGAGCTATCTATTTTGTTTGCAAGGCCCTTTGGTCAAAAAGGGGATTTGCACGCCCTATCGGGAGGACTTTAGTGGGATTGGCAAATGGGATGTGAGCCATGTGGAGAACATGGAGGGCATGTTCATGAACCAAATGCACTTCAACGAGCCCTTGCGCCATTGGAACACCGCGCGGGTGAAAAACTTTAGTTATATGTTTGCCAACGCCGCCCGATTTAACCAACCGATCGATGCTTGGAACACCTCTAGCGGGGTGGATTTTAGCTATATGTTTTACCATGCTAAAGTTTTTAACCAGCCTTTATCCCACTGGAATCGCACCGCCACCAGCACTCCTAGAAACTTTAGTTATATGTTTGCCAACGCCACGCATTTTAAACAAAACATCAGTCAATGGAACTTGGCCAAAGCGAACACACAGGGGATTTTCTTAGGCACGCCCTTAGAGGGCACAACAATACAAACAAACCCCCCACGAACCCTACAAACCCAAAGCACAAGCACAATCCAAGACACACCCCAAAGCAAAAAAACACAAAACGCAACACTAGCCTCCGGCGAAACACGGCTAGTTGCACCCCCAAATATCCTAAAGTACTTACACTACCCACAGACCAAAGCCGAGCTCATCGCCTTAATCAACAACCCTCAAATTTCTCTAGCCAGCATAGACACAAGCCTCATTGAGGACATGAGCTATTTATTTTGCGATAAGGGCAACACCTACACTCGCCTCAAGCAACTCCCCATTAAAAACGGCACACTGTGGGCAAAACAAGACAAAGAGTACAACCAAATCCTAAGCCTGTTTGATAATTGCCAAACCAGCAGTAACCGCACCGACCTAGCCGGCATTGAAACTTGGGATGTGAGCCATGTGAAAAACATGGAGGCGATGTTTATGGGGCGGGTTGTCAATGTCCCCTTGGGCAGTTGGGATACAAGCGGAGCTACAAACATGAAGGGCATGTTTGCCTTTGCGTCCTTCAATCAGCCCCTGGATGATTGGGAGATGCAAAGGGTGCAAGACACCAGCTTTATGTTTTACGCATGTCGGGACTTCAATCAAGACTTAAATAATTGGGATGTGGAATCTGTGCGCAACATGAGCTATATGTTTAGCCTCACTTACGACTTCAACGGCGACATCACTCGCTGGAAGCTTACCAACACCACGAATTTACAGGGCATGTTTAAATACGCCACAGCCTTTAACCGCCCCATTGGGACTTGGGATGTGAGCCATGTAGAAAACATGGCCTATCTTTTTTATGGAGCTTTTAGTTTTAACCAACCCTTAAACACATGGAACACCGACCATGTTACCGACATGCGTAAAATGTTTTTCTATGCCAAGAGTTTTAACTATCCTTTGAATCATTGGGACACCCACCATGTCCGCAACATGTACCAAATGTTTGCCTATGCCAAGAGCTTCAATCAAGATTTGAGTAGTTGGGATCTACACCAGGCCGACACCCGTTGCATGTTTTTCCACGCCACTAAAATGCACTCCCCCTCGCCTAAAGCTTTTTTTAAAGGTGCTGGTAGTTGTGGTTAA
- a CDS encoding outer membrane protein yields the protein MGVFGALCPPLQAAKSRTFLLSQYQVGQMQFYTYQANGTPVKNVRTIEGASIVYGYEYNPLDRWFYTRYYGFLDYGYVILDPRGKVETNMFTYGVGADLLIEYNKNPLNVWGLFYGMMLAGNTWTTSEFSQNFFVENYRSFTSFSFKGTYFRLLGQVGIRFQTVILYHDVSFEFGFKFPFDTELGSRFVRNYSFFVSHTWYF from the coding sequence GTGGGTGTTTTCGGTGCTTTGTGCCCCCCACTGCAAGCCGCTAAAAGCCGTACTTTCTTGCTTAGCCAATACCAAGTGGGGCAAATGCAATTTTACACCTACCAAGCAAACGGCACTCCCGTTAAAAATGTGCGCACCATTGAAGGGGCAAGCATTGTCTATGGCTACGAATACAACCCCTTAGATCGTTGGTTTTACACCCGCTATTATGGCTTTTTGGACTATGGATATGTGATCTTAGACCCTAGAGGCAAGGTTGAAACAAACATGTTTACCTATGGGGTTGGGGCAGATTTGCTGATTGAGTACAACAAAAACCCACTCAATGTTTGGGGGCTTTTTTATGGAATGATGTTGGCTGGCAACACTTGGACGACTTCTGAATTTTCGCAAAATTTCTTTGTGGAAAATTACCGATCTTTCACAAGTTTTTCATTTAAGGGGACTTATTTTAGGCTCTTGGGACAAGTGGGCATCCGTTTCCAGACAGTGATTCTCTACCACGATGTGTCTTTTGAATTTGGGTTTAAATTCCCCTTTGACACCGAGCTAGGCTCTCGATTTGTGCGTAATTACAGCTTTTTTGTGTCGCACACTTGGTATTTTTAG
- a CDS encoding DUF1104 domain-containing protein, producing MALGVAHAAEDFSKLSNKQLVLKAGTMHDAEDVIQYRLEVAKRAKAMKSPKAKAEFKHQVKKAEKANFAKMSAADFNKLREEVAEELDKMKQEHKPQELKAMGLAGVEVCKGEEHKMWCHPKHAKKGEHHKGEHHAHKKEHKGEHEEHEEHEEHGEKAKHAPAKAEHTEHPSSEKPAAAHE from the coding sequence TTGGCTTTAGGTGTTGCACATGCAGCAGAGGACTTTTCTAAGCTCAGCAATAAGCAGCTTGTTCTAAAAGCGGGCACTATGCACGATGCTGAAGATGTGATCCAATACCGCTTGGAAGTGGCTAAACGCGCAAAAGCGATGAAATCCCCCAAAGCTAAGGCAGAGTTCAAACACCAAGTGAAGAAAGCTGAGAAAGCCAACTTCGCCAAAATGAGTGCGGCAGACTTCAACAAATTGCGTGAAGAAGTCGCCGAAGAACTTGATAAAATGAAACAAGAGCACAAACCCCAAGAATTAAAAGCGATGGGCTTGGCCGGTGTTGAAGTTTGTAAGGGTGAAGAGCACAAAATGTGGTGCCACCCCAAACACGCTAAAAAAGGCGAACACCACAAAGGCGAACACCACGCCCATAAAAAAGAACATAAAGGCGAACACGAAGAGCACGAAGAGCACGAAGAGCATGGCGAAAAAGCCAAACACGCTCCCGCTAAAGCCGAGCACACCGAACACCCCTCCAGTGAAAAACCCGCAGCCGCTCACGAATAG
- a CDS encoding outer membrane protein translates to MRSSKYSLVILPALLGFSGVNAEESGIFLEGGYQQGKAQYSTSKNGKDATTANLKGFGLQIGYQMFANKYFGFKVYGFFDYAHTQGIEFANKDASGGNPINCQMPNGLPAGVPIPGGVPGHAGAAPGGGLPAGGMPQCSINVMGILQQVVGSNKPVQPNMLTYGGGADLIVNVISNKMMALGVIGGIQLAGNSWILATPNITDVAMKYMDVSKKATGFQFLFNVGGRLRILKHSSIEAGIKFPMLRSNPFLQTKNDGTIYLRRLYSWYVNYAFTF, encoded by the coding sequence ATGCGTTCCTCTAAGTATTCTTTGGTGATCTTGCCCGCTCTGCTCGGTTTTTCGGGTGTCAATGCTGAAGAAAGCGGCATTTTTCTTGAGGGCGGTTACCAACAAGGCAAGGCACAATACAGCACAAGTAAAAATGGTAAAGATGCCACAACAGCTAATTTAAAAGGCTTTGGCCTGCAAATCGGTTACCAAATGTTTGCCAATAAATACTTCGGCTTTAAAGTTTATGGTTTCTTTGATTACGCCCACACACAAGGCATTGAGTTTGCCAATAAAGATGCCTCAGGGGGCAACCCCATCAATTGTCAAATGCCCAATGGCTTGCCAGCTGGGGTACCAATTCCCGGGGGTGTTCCCGGACATGCTGGTGCTGCCCCCGGCGGGGGCTTGCCCGCTGGAGGCATGCCCCAATGTTCGATCAATGTCATGGGCATTTTGCAGCAAGTCGTGGGGAGCAACAAGCCCGTGCAACCCAACATGCTCACCTATGGCGGAGGGGCGGATTTGATCGTCAATGTCATCAGCAATAAAATGATGGCTTTGGGTGTGATTGGGGGCATACAACTTGCCGGTAACTCTTGGATTTTAGCCACGCCCAACATCACCGATGTCGCCATGAAATACATGGATGTCAGTAAAAAAGCCACGGGCTTTCAGTTCCTCTTCAATGTGGGCGGTAGGTTGCGTATCTTAAAGCACAGCAGCATTGAAGCGGGCATCAAGTTCCCCATGTTGCGCTCTAACCCCTTCTTGCAAACCAAAAATGACGGCACGATCTACTTGCGCCGGCTCTATTCGTGGTATGTCAACTACGCCTTCACTTTTTAG
- the ccoN gene encoding cytochrome-c oxidase, cbb3-type subunit I → MAKTSAEYDYSIARLFIIAMITFGVIGMLIGVVLAFQLAFPKLNYILGEYSIFGRLRPVHTNGVIYGFTLGGIWASWYYFGQRVLKITYHDYPFLKVVGYLHFWIWILTLILGVVSLLGGITQSKEYAELAWPLDILVVVVWVLWGISMFGSMGVRRENTIYVSLWYYIATYVGIAVLYIFNNLSIPTYLVAHTGSLWHSISMYAGSNDALVQWWWGHNAVAFVFTSGVIGTIYYFLPKESGQPIFSYKLTLFSFWSLMFVYIWAGGHHLIYSTVPDWVQTLSSVFSVILIIPSWGTAINMLLTLRGQWHQLKESPLIKFLVLASTFYMLSTLEGSIQAIRSVNALAHFTDWIIGHVHDGVLGWVGFTLIAAVYHMVPRVFKREIYSAKLMDVQFWLMTLGIVLYFSSMWIAGITQGMMWRDVDQYGNLVYQFVDTVRVLIPYYVIRGFGGTLYLVGFFIFLYNVLMTIQKGRVLEKEPAYATPMGMQ, encoded by the coding sequence ATGGCCAAAACTTCCGCTGAGTACGACTATTCAATCGCCCGGTTATTCATCATTGCCATGATCACCTTTGGGGTCATTGGGATGTTGATTGGGGTGGTTTTAGCGTTTCAGCTAGCCTTCCCTAAGCTCAACTATATTCTAGGGGAATACAGCATTTTTGGGCGTTTGCGCCCCGTACACACCAATGGCGTGATTTATGGCTTCACTTTGGGCGGGATTTGGGCAAGTTGGTATTATTTTGGACAAAGGGTCTTAAAAATTACCTACCACGACTACCCATTTTTAAAAGTGGTGGGCTATTTGCATTTTTGGATTTGGATTTTAACCTTAATCTTAGGTGTGGTGAGCTTGCTGGGCGGGATCACACAGAGCAAAGAATACGCCGAACTTGCATGGCCTTTAGACATTTTAGTCGTGGTAGTGTGGGTGCTTTGGGGCATTAGCATGTTTGGGAGCATGGGGGTTAGACGCGAAAACACGATCTATGTTTCGCTTTGGTACTACATTGCAACCTATGTGGGCATCGCTGTGCTCTATATCTTCAACAACCTTTCCATCCCCACTTATTTAGTCGCCCACACAGGTAGCCTTTGGCATTCTATTTCTATGTATGCCGGCAGTAACGATGCTTTGGTGCAGTGGTGGTGGGGGCATAATGCGGTGGCGTTTGTGTTCACTAGCGGGGTGATTGGTACGATTTATTACTTCTTGCCTAAAGAAAGCGGACAGCCTATCTTCTCTTACAAGCTCACCTTGTTTTCCTTTTGGAGCTTGATGTTTGTTTATATTTGGGCGGGTGGACACCACTTGATCTACTCTACGGTGCCCGATTGGGTACAAACCCTATCTTCCGTGTTTTCCGTGATTTTAATCATCCCTTCATGGGGTACAGCCATCAACATGCTCTTAACCCTAAGAGGGCAATGGCACCAGCTCAAAGAGTCGCCTTTGATTAAATTCTTAGTCTTGGCGAGCACTTTCTACATGCTCTCTACTTTAGAGGGCTCCATTCAAGCGATCCGCTCGGTCAATGCCCTAGCGCACTTCACCGATTGGATCATCGGGCATGTGCATGACGGCGTGCTCGGTTGGGTGGGCTTTACGCTCATTGCAGCGGTTTATCACATGGTGCCCCGTGTGTTTAAACGCGAAATTTATTCAGCTAAACTCATGGATGTGCAGTTCTGGCTGATGACTCTAGGCATCGTGCTTTACTTCTCCTCTATGTGGATTGCAGGGATCACACAAGGCATGATGTGGCGCGATGTAGATCAATACGGCAACTTGGTGTATCAATTTGTAGACACCGTGCGGGTGTTGATCCCCTATTATGTGATCCGTGGCTTTGGTGGTACTTTGTATCTCGTGGGCTTTTTCATCTTCCTTTACAATGTGTTGATGACCATCCAAAAAGGCAGAGTTTTAGAAAAAGAGCCCGCCTACGCTACACCCATGGGCATGCAATAA
- the recG gene encoding ATP-dependent DNA helicase RecG → MLQTKIGGIHPNLDLGVGLPLAHFLEIILNPPKAYTPYNLLDALEPEAVGCVEVEYISTHTGKVLKIHTQVKATKQVLEIVCFNHTPYHLKIFTQKSYFVYGKLSLSPYNNALQMLNPKIIDKPNTIALRFDKDCKKLPAFLRQDQYKTYLDFCLATLTPQNLEKLVSLGVPLQVVQHISEIFHPSIDFALAHNAHKGFCLPHLQALKYIEALAYMCALSSKTFDFPAKFSQHANTRALAEFVNNLPFALTNDQQRAIESIKHDMQGLRATKRLVMGDVGCGKTMVILASVALCAPYKSLLMAPTSILAKQIYTEALKYLPQSIKPLLLLGGANGKQKETFSEADFIVGTTALLYAPLDTSKVALVISDEQHRFGTKQRHALQTLATQAGGSKPHYLQFSATPIPRTLAMMEAKFIATSFLKDKPYTKDIQTRIVDKPQFNALLTHIKAEIGEGKQVAVIYPLVEESESMDYLSLKEGTPYWQKRFENVFVVSGKDNDKEDIMEGFAKGGQLLLATTLIEVGISLPKLSTIVIVGPERLGLATLHQLRGRVARLGGKGYCYLFTHQPTNPRLHNFSQTLDGFEIANLDLKYRRSGDLLEGTQQSGDAFNFLDLSQDSSLIEEVSALFSPTA, encoded by the coding sequence ATGTTGCAGACAAAAATAGGAGGGATTCACCCTAATTTGGATTTGGGTGTAGGTTTACCTTTAGCCCATTTTTTAGAGATCATTTTAAATCCCCCCAAAGCCTACACCCCCTACAACTTGCTAGATGCTTTAGAGCCGGAGGCCGTGGGCTGTGTAGAAGTGGAGTATATCAGCACACACACGGGTAAAGTCTTAAAAATCCACACTCAAGTTAAGGCAACAAAGCAGGTTTTAGAGATCGTTTGTTTCAACCACACCCCCTACCATCTTAAGATTTTCACCCAAAAAAGCTATTTTGTCTATGGCAAGTTAAGCCTAAGCCCCTACAACAACGCCCTGCAGATGCTAAACCCCAAAATCATAGACAAGCCAAACACCATCGCGCTGCGTTTTGACAAGGATTGTAAAAAACTCCCAGCCTTTCTTAGGCAAGACCAATACAAAACCTACCTTGACTTTTGCCTAGCCACACTCACGCCCCAAAATTTAGAAAAGCTCGTCAGTTTAGGCGTGCCTTTACAAGTGGTGCAACACATCAGCGAAATCTTTCACCCCAGCATAGACTTTGCCCTAGCCCACAACGCCCATAAGGGTTTTTGCCTGCCCCACCTGCAAGCCCTGAAATACATAGAGGCTTTGGCGTATATGTGTGCCCTAAGCTCCAAGACTTTTGACTTCCCCGCCAAGTTTAGCCAGCACGCCAACACACGGGCGTTGGCCGAGTTTGTCAACAACCTGCCCTTTGCGCTCACCAACGACCAACAAAGGGCGATTGAGAGCATTAAGCACGACATGCAAGGCTTAAGAGCCACAAAACGGCTTGTGATGGGTGATGTGGGTTGTGGCAAAACGATGGTGATCTTAGCCAGCGTTGCTCTGTGCGCCCCTTATAAAAGCCTTCTTATGGCACCCACAAGCATTTTGGCTAAACAAATTTACACAGAAGCCCTAAAATACTTACCCCAAAGCATTAAACCCCTATTGCTTTTAGGTGGCGCAAATGGCAAACAAAAAGAGACCTTCAGTGAAGCGGATTTCATTGTCGGCACAACCGCCTTGCTCTACGCTCCCCTAGACACTTCTAAGGTGGCTTTGGTGATCAGCGATGAGCAACACCGTTTTGGCACAAAGCAACGCCATGCCTTACAAACCCTAGCCACACAAGCCGGCGGCAGCAAACCCCATTACTTGCAATTCTCCGCCACGCCCATTCCCCGAACTTTAGCGATGATGGAGGCTAAATTCATCGCCACAAGCTTTTTAAAGGACAAGCCCTACACAAAGGACATCCAAACCCGCATTGTGGATAAACCCCAATTCAACGCCCTTTTAACCCACATTAAAGCTGAAATTGGGGAGGGCAAACAAGTGGCGGTCATTTACCCCCTAGTGGAGGAGAGCGAAAGCATGGACTATCTCTCTTTAAAAGAGGGCACACCCTATTGGCAAAAACGCTTTGAAAATGTCTTTGTGGTGAGCGGTAAGGACAATGACAAAGAGGACATCATGGAGGGCTTTGCCAAAGGGGGGCAGCTTTTGCTCGCCACGACTTTAATTGAAGTGGGAATCAGCCTACCCAAACTCTCCACCATCGTGATTGTGGGGCCCGAACGCTTGGGTCTAGCAACTTTACATCAGCTAAGGGGCAGGGTGGCAAGGCTTGGGGGCAAAGGCTATTGCTATCTTTTCACCCACCAGCCCACAAACCCTAGGCTACACAACTTTAGCCAAACACTTGATGGCTTTGAGATTGCGAATTTAGATTTAAAATACCGCCGTTCAGGGGATTTATTGGAGGGGACACAACAGAGTGGAGATGCCTTTAATTTTTTAGATTTAAGCCAAGATTCGTCCTTAATTGAAGAAGTGAGCGCACTTTTTAGCCCTACAGCTTGA
- a CDS encoding DUF1104 domain-containing protein: protein MTTAKLRLGIAALVVSGLCSGLFAAQGPFESKSDKELIDMAGKVVPEQVPDYRMELYKRTKHMSPVQRKKFFEKVMASADKNTANMTMEDFGKRMEAIHAAIKARIAKMTRAQFRESGLFLGFWGGHGFHDGHDCPCEDHKPPRSHT from the coding sequence ATGACGACAGCAAAATTAAGACTTGGCATTGCTGCTTTAGTGGTGTCTGGGCTTTGCAGTGGCTTGTTTGCTGCGCAAGGACCCTTTGAGAGTAAAAGCGATAAAGAACTAATCGACATGGCTGGCAAAGTTGTTCCCGAGCAAGTGCCTGACTACCGCATGGAGCTTTACAAACGCACCAAACACATGAGTCCTGTCCAACGCAAAAAGTTTTTCGAAAAAGTCATGGCTTCGGCGGATAAAAACACTGCCAACATGACCATGGAAGATTTTGGCAAGCGCATGGAGGCAATCCACGCCGCCATCAAGGCTAGGATTGCTAAAATGACAAGGGCGCAGTTTAGAGAAAGTGGCTTATTTTTGGGATTTTGGGGCGGGCACGGATTCCATGATGGCCACGATTGCCCTTGCGAAGACCACAAACCTCCCCGCTCTCACACTTAA